A stretch of the Metopolophium dirhodum isolate CAU chromosome 8, ASM1992520v1, whole genome shotgun sequence genome encodes the following:
- the LOC132950012 gene encoding cytoplasmic dynein 2 light intermediate chain 1 isoform X3 yields MKSQNPHWPWNIHSQEDLEKTKDICHVWELGGGLVFKDLLSVIVQKTRGRRLSVVLVLDLSKPDILWNTMEMLLEEIKIHLENVPEIEQYNQINVKNVEDKKFLSPLPIPLMIVGSKYDVYQNFEPAKKRVLCQCLRYVAHTYGASLIFYGVNDAVLVKISKEMMSHYGFGTPYPKNHIYDSNKPLLVPVGSDCFDKIDNLNEAGSIRSIHKYKSVFASNFKQISLESGSHASSTDNTDPLNDPNYADPLIDESLKKKQEVCDKNISTTQSTYNIIQSWANFYLNSSSVIRTTYCI; encoded by the exons atgaaaAGCCAAAACCCACACTGGCCTTGGAATATTCATTCGCAAGAAGATCTGGAAAAA aCAAAAGATATTTGTCATGTTTGGGAATTGGGAGGTGGTTTAGTTTTCAAAGATTTGTTATCCGTGATAGTACAAAAAACGAGAGGTCGACGTTTGAGCGTCGTGTTGGTATTGGATCTATCGAAGCCGGATATTCTTTGGAACACCATGGAAATGCTTCTAGAAGAAATTAAGATACACCTAGAAAATGTACCAGAGATTGAACAGTATAATCagattaatgttaaaaatgttgag gaTAAAAAGTTTTTGTCTCCACTGCCTATACCACTAATGATTGTTGGAAGCAAATACGACGTATATCAA AATTTCGAACCTGCTAAAAAACGGGTGTTGTGCCAGTGTTTAAGATATGTGGCACACACTTACGGAGCTTCGTTGATTTTCTATGGTGTAAACGACGCAGTTCTTGTGAAGATATCCAAAGAGATGATGTCACATTACGGGTTTGGAACACCTTATCC aaaGAACCATATATATGATTCAAATAAACCACTCTTAGTGCCCGTAGGTTCCGattgttttgacaaaatagaCAACCTCAATGAAGCTGGAAGTATTAGGTCAATACATAAGTACAAGAGTGTATTTGCTTCTAATTTTAAACAg atttcatTAGAATCTGGCTCACACGCATCAAGTACAGATAATACAGATCCATTGAACGACCCTAATTACGCCGACCCGTTGATAGACGaatcgttgaaaaaaaaacaagaggtttgtgataaaaatatttccacgacacaaagtacctataatattattcagagtTGGGccaatttttatctaaatagttCTTCAGTTATTCGAACAACATATTGTATATGA
- the LOC132950012 gene encoding cytoplasmic dynein 2 light intermediate chain 1 isoform X2, which yields MTSTSQRNGQTILELAMSSKNVTSDMVPVERTLLVIGSKNSGKTSLIHSFFDKNEKPKPTLALEYSFARRSGKSLTKDICHVWELGGGLVFKDLLSVIVQKTRGRRLSVVLVLDLSKPDILWNTMEMLLEEIKIHLENVPEIEQYNQINVKNVEDKKFLSPLPIPLMIVGSKYDVYQCLRYVAHTYGASLIFYGVNDAVLVKISKEMMSHYGFGTPYPKNHIYDSNKPLLVPVGSDCFDKIDNLNEAGSIRSIHKYKSVFASNFKQISLESGSHASSTDNTDPLNDPNYADPLIDESLKKKQEVCDKNISTTQSTYNIIQSWANFYLNSSSVIRTTYCI from the exons ATGACGTCTACTTCTCAGAG aaatggTCAAACTATACTCGAATTGGCTATGTCTTCAAAGAATGTTACATCCGACATGGTACCGGTAGAGAGAACTTTGCTAGTAATCGGGAGTAAAAATTCG GGTAAAACTTCAttaattcattcattttttgacaaaaatgaaaAGCCAAAACCCACACTGGCCTTGGAATATTCATTCGCAAGAAGATCTGGAAAAAGTTTA aCAAAAGATATTTGTCATGTTTGGGAATTGGGAGGTGGTTTAGTTTTCAAAGATTTGTTATCCGTGATAGTACAAAAAACGAGAGGTCGACGTTTGAGCGTCGTGTTGGTATTGGATCTATCGAAGCCGGATATTCTTTGGAACACCATGGAAATGCTTCTAGAAGAAATTAAGATACACCTAGAAAATGTACCAGAGATTGAACAGTATAATCagattaatgttaaaaatgttgag gaTAAAAAGTTTTTGTCTCCACTGCCTATACCACTAATGATTGTTGGAAGCAAATACGACGTATATCAA TGTTTAAGATATGTGGCACACACTTACGGAGCTTCGTTGATTTTCTATGGTGTAAACGACGCAGTTCTTGTGAAGATATCCAAAGAGATGATGTCACATTACGGGTTTGGAACACCTTATCC aaaGAACCATATATATGATTCAAATAAACCACTCTTAGTGCCCGTAGGTTCCGattgttttgacaaaatagaCAACCTCAATGAAGCTGGAAGTATTAGGTCAATACATAAGTACAAGAGTGTATTTGCTTCTAATTTTAAACAg atttcatTAGAATCTGGCTCACACGCATCAAGTACAGATAATACAGATCCATTGAACGACCCTAATTACGCCGACCCGTTGATAGACGaatcgttgaaaaaaaaacaagaggtttgtgataaaaatatttccacgacacaaagtacctataatattattcagagtTGGGccaatttttatctaaatagttCTTCAGTTATTCGAACAACATATTGTATATGA
- the LOC132950012 gene encoding cytoplasmic dynein 2 light intermediate chain 1 isoform X1, which produces MTSTSQRNGQTILELAMSSKNVTSDMVPVERTLLVIGSKNSGKTSLIHSFFDKNEKPKPTLALEYSFARRSGKSLTKDICHVWELGGGLVFKDLLSVIVQKTRGRRLSVVLVLDLSKPDILWNTMEMLLEEIKIHLENVPEIEQYNQINVKNVEDKKFLSPLPIPLMIVGSKYDVYQNFEPAKKRVLCQCLRYVAHTYGASLIFYGVNDAVLVKISKEMMSHYGFGTPYPKNHIYDSNKPLLVPVGSDCFDKIDNLNEAGSIRSIHKYKSVFASNFKQISLESGSHASSTDNTDPLNDPNYADPLIDESLKKKQEVCDKNISTTQSTYNIIQSWANFYLNSSSVIRTTYCI; this is translated from the exons ATGACGTCTACTTCTCAGAG aaatggTCAAACTATACTCGAATTGGCTATGTCTTCAAAGAATGTTACATCCGACATGGTACCGGTAGAGAGAACTTTGCTAGTAATCGGGAGTAAAAATTCG GGTAAAACTTCAttaattcattcattttttgacaaaaatgaaaAGCCAAAACCCACACTGGCCTTGGAATATTCATTCGCAAGAAGATCTGGAAAAAGTTTA aCAAAAGATATTTGTCATGTTTGGGAATTGGGAGGTGGTTTAGTTTTCAAAGATTTGTTATCCGTGATAGTACAAAAAACGAGAGGTCGACGTTTGAGCGTCGTGTTGGTATTGGATCTATCGAAGCCGGATATTCTTTGGAACACCATGGAAATGCTTCTAGAAGAAATTAAGATACACCTAGAAAATGTACCAGAGATTGAACAGTATAATCagattaatgttaaaaatgttgag gaTAAAAAGTTTTTGTCTCCACTGCCTATACCACTAATGATTGTTGGAAGCAAATACGACGTATATCAA AATTTCGAACCTGCTAAAAAACGGGTGTTGTGCCAGTGTTTAAGATATGTGGCACACACTTACGGAGCTTCGTTGATTTTCTATGGTGTAAACGACGCAGTTCTTGTGAAGATATCCAAAGAGATGATGTCACATTACGGGTTTGGAACACCTTATCC aaaGAACCATATATATGATTCAAATAAACCACTCTTAGTGCCCGTAGGTTCCGattgttttgacaaaatagaCAACCTCAATGAAGCTGGAAGTATTAGGTCAATACATAAGTACAAGAGTGTATTTGCTTCTAATTTTAAACAg atttcatTAGAATCTGGCTCACACGCATCAAGTACAGATAATACAGATCCATTGAACGACCCTAATTACGCCGACCCGTTGATAGACGaatcgttgaaaaaaaaacaagaggtttgtgataaaaatatttccacgacacaaagtacctataatattattcagagtTGGGccaatttttatctaaatagttCTTCAGTTATTCGAACAACATATTGTATATGA